The following proteins are co-located in the Billgrantia tianxiuensis genome:
- the panD gene encoding aspartate 1-decarboxylase has translation MYTIMLKAKLHMARVTHAVLNYEGSCAIDGELLDMSGIRENEQIQIYNVENGQRFTTYAIRAEEGSRVISINGAAAHLAGPGDRVIICSYAHYSEAELETHQPSLVYLQEGNAVSHTSNAIPVQFA, from the coding sequence ATGTACACCATCATGCTCAAGGCCAAGCTGCACATGGCCCGCGTCACCCACGCCGTGCTCAACTACGAAGGTTCCTGCGCCATCGACGGCGAGCTGCTGGACATGTCCGGCATTCGCGAGAACGAGCAGATCCAGATCTACAACGTCGAGAATGGCCAGCGCTTCACCACCTATGCCATTCGCGCCGAGGAGGGTTCGCGCGTCATCTCGATCAACGGAGCCGCCGCCCACCTCGCCGGCCCCGGCGACCGCGTCATCATTTGCAGCTATGCTCACTACAGCGAGGCCGAACTGGAAACTCACCAGCCAAGCCTGGTCTACCTGCAGGAAGGCAACGCCGTTAGCCATACCAGCAACGCCATTCCCGTCCAGTTCGCCTGA
- a CDS encoding acetyl-CoA C-acetyltransferase, which yields MKDVVIVAARRTAIGAFGGSLAGIPASDLGALVIKDILASTGVAADQIDEVLLGQVLTAGVGQNPARQAAIKAGLPAAVPAMTINKVCGSGLKALHLATQAIRCGDAELILAGGQENMSASPHVLPNSRNGQRMGDWKAIDTMVHDGLWDAFNDYHMGITAENLAEKYGITREAMDEFAAASQQKAAAAIREGRFKGQIVPVEIPQRKGDPVVFDTDENPREVTADKLASMRPAFKKDGTVTAGNASSLNDGAAVVMICSADKARELGLEPLARIAGYSNAGVDPSIMGIGPAPATRRCLEKAGWSLEDLDLVEANEAFAAQALSVNKELGWDTSKVNVNGGAIALGHPIGASGCRVLVTLLHEMIARDAKKGLATLCIGGGQGVALAIER from the coding sequence ATGAAAGACGTGGTGATCGTTGCCGCCCGCCGCACCGCCATCGGCGCCTTTGGGGGATCGCTTGCCGGCATTCCCGCCAGTGATCTCGGCGCCCTGGTGATCAAGGACATTCTGGCCTCGACCGGCGTGGCTGCCGACCAGATCGACGAAGTGCTGCTCGGCCAAGTGCTCACCGCTGGCGTAGGCCAGAACCCGGCGCGCCAGGCCGCCATCAAGGCCGGTCTGCCCGCCGCGGTGCCCGCCATGACCATCAACAAGGTCTGCGGCTCCGGCCTCAAGGCGCTGCACCTGGCGACCCAGGCGATCCGCTGCGGCGACGCCGAACTGATCCTCGCCGGTGGCCAGGAGAACATGTCCGCCTCACCCCACGTGCTGCCCAACTCGCGCAACGGCCAGCGCATGGGCGACTGGAAGGCCATCGACACCATGGTGCATGACGGCCTGTGGGACGCCTTCAACGACTACCACATGGGCATCACCGCGGAGAACCTGGCCGAGAAGTACGGCATCACCCGCGAAGCCATGGACGAGTTCGCCGCCGCCTCCCAGCAGAAGGCCGCCGCCGCCATCAGGGAAGGACGCTTCAAGGGGCAGATCGTGCCGGTGGAGATCCCCCAGCGCAAGGGCGACCCGGTGGTCTTCGATACCGACGAGAACCCGCGCGAGGTCACCGCCGACAAGCTCGCCAGCATGCGCCCCGCGTTCAAGAAGGACGGCACCGTCACCGCCGGCAACGCCTCCTCGCTCAACGACGGCGCCGCCGTGGTGATGATCTGCTCCGCCGACAAGGCCCGTGAACTCGGCCTTGAGCCGCTGGCGCGCATCGCCGGCTACTCGAACGCCGGCGTCGACCCGTCGATCATGGGCATCGGCCCGGCACCAGCCACCCGCCGCTGCCTGGAGAAGGCCGGCTGGAGCCTGGAAGATCTCGACCTGGTCGAGGCCAACGAGGCCTTCGCCGCCCAGGCACTCTCGGTCAACAAGGAACTCGGCTGGGATACTTCCAAGGTCAACGTCAACGGCGGCGCCATTGCGCTGGGCCACCCCATCGGCGCCTCCGGGTGCCGCGTGCTGGTCACTCTGCTGCACGAGATGATCGCCCGCGACGCCAAGAAGGGCCTGGCCACGCTGTGTATCGGTGGTGGGCAGGGTGTCGCCCTCGCCATCGAGCGCTAA
- the pnp gene encoding polyribonucleotide nucleotidyltransferase → MNPVKKTFQYGRSTVTLETGRIARQATGAVMVTMDETVVLCTVVARKDTKPGQDFFPLSVHYQEKTYAVGKIPGGFFKREGRPTEKETLTSRLIDRPIRPLFPKGFMNEVQVICTVLSTDRNHDPDIAAMLGTSAALAISGVPFNGPIGAARVGFNEEKGYFLNPTVEELTTSELDMVVAGTEKAVLMVESEAQELLEDEMLGAVLYGHQEMQTAIRAINELAAEAGKPKWDWQPAPENTALKQALATAFEAKVGEAYRVTDKMARQDALAALKEQAVEQLAGEEEGQFDAEEVKGAFASLEKRVVRSRVIKGEPRIDGRDQKTVRPLAIEVGSLPKTHGSAIFTRGETQAIVIATLGTLRDAQLIESLEGERKDRFLLHYNFPPYSVGEAGFMGGPKRREIGHGRLARRGVQAMLPEEADFPYTIRVVSEITESNGSSSMASVCGASLALMDAGVPMKAPVAGIAMGLVKDDNGFAVLTDILGDEDHLGDMDFKVAGSAAGVTALQMDIKIEGINEEIMEIALQQAHEARLHILEQMNTVISQSRAEISENAPSMATIKIDPEKIRDVIGKGGATIRKICEDTGASIDLDDDGTVRIYAEDKVAAKKAIDTVLAITAEAEIGKLYRGKVVRIADFGAFVNIMPGTDGLVHISQIVPERVNDVRDFLNEGDEVVVKVLDIDNRNRVKLTIKEITPEEKAAFEAEQAETAL, encoded by the coding sequence GTGAATCCGGTCAAGAAAACGTTTCAATACGGTCGCAGCACCGTCACCCTGGAAACCGGGCGCATCGCCCGCCAAGCCACCGGTGCCGTCATGGTCACCATGGACGAAACCGTGGTGCTGTGCACCGTGGTGGCCCGCAAGGACACCAAGCCAGGGCAGGACTTCTTCCCGCTCTCCGTGCACTATCAGGAGAAGACCTACGCGGTCGGCAAGATTCCCGGTGGCTTCTTCAAGCGCGAGGGGCGTCCCACCGAGAAGGAGACCCTTACCTCGCGGCTGATCGACCGCCCGATCCGTCCGCTGTTCCCCAAGGGTTTCATGAACGAGGTGCAGGTCATCTGTACGGTGCTCTCCACCGATCGCAACCATGACCCGGATATTGCCGCCATGCTTGGCACCTCCGCGGCGCTGGCGATCTCCGGCGTGCCGTTCAACGGCCCCATCGGTGCCGCGCGCGTCGGTTTCAACGAGGAGAAGGGCTACTTCCTCAACCCCACCGTGGAAGAGCTCACCACCTCCGAGCTGGACATGGTCGTGGCCGGTACCGAGAAGGCCGTGCTGATGGTCGAGTCCGAGGCCCAGGAGCTGCTTGAGGACGAGATGCTGGGTGCCGTGCTCTACGGCCACCAGGAAATGCAGACGGCCATTCGTGCAATCAACGAGCTGGCCGCCGAGGCCGGCAAGCCCAAGTGGGACTGGCAGCCCGCGCCCGAGAACACCGCGCTCAAGCAGGCGCTGGCGACGGCCTTCGAAGCCAAGGTCGGCGAAGCCTATCGCGTCACCGACAAGATGGCGCGTCAGGATGCGCTCGCTGCGCTCAAGGAGCAGGCAGTGGAGCAGCTGGCCGGTGAGGAAGAGGGCCAGTTCGATGCCGAAGAGGTCAAGGGTGCCTTCGCCAGCCTCGAGAAGCGTGTGGTGCGTTCACGCGTGATCAAGGGCGAGCCGCGCATCGACGGCCGCGACCAGAAGACCGTGCGGCCGCTGGCCATCGAGGTGGGCAGCCTGCCCAAGACCCACGGTTCGGCGATCTTCACCCGTGGCGAGACCCAGGCGATCGTGATCGCCACCCTGGGCACCCTGCGCGATGCCCAGCTGATCGAATCGCTGGAAGGCGAACGCAAGGATCGTTTCCTGCTGCACTACAACTTCCCGCCCTACAGTGTGGGCGAGGCCGGCTTCATGGGCGGTCCCAAGCGTCGTGAGATCGGCCATGGCCGCCTGGCACGCCGTGGCGTGCAGGCGATGCTGCCGGAAGAGGCGGATTTCCCCTATACCATCCGCGTGGTCTCCGAGATCACCGAATCCAACGGTTCCAGCTCCATGGCTTCCGTCTGCGGTGCCTCGCTGGCACTGATGGATGCTGGCGTGCCGATGAAGGCACCGGTAGCGGGCATCGCCATGGGCCTGGTGAAGGACGACAACGGCTTTGCCGTGCTCACCGATATCCTCGGCGACGAGGACCATCTGGGCGACATGGACTTCAAGGTGGCGGGTAGCGCCGCCGGTGTCACTGCGCTGCAGATGGACATCAAGATCGAGGGCATCAACGAGGAGATCATGGAGATCGCCCTGCAGCAGGCTCACGAAGCCCGCCTGCACATCCTCGAGCAGATGAACACGGTGATCAGCCAGAGCCGCGCCGAGATCTCCGAGAACGCGCCTTCCATGGCCACCATCAAGATCGACCCGGAGAAGATTCGCGACGTCATCGGCAAGGGCGGTGCCACCATTCGCAAGATCTGCGAAGACACCGGCGCTTCCATTGACCTGGACGACGACGGTACCGTGCGCATCTACGCCGAGGACAAGGTGGCGGCGAAGAAGGCCATCGACACCGTACTCGCCATCACCGCCGAAGCCGAGATCGGCAAGCTCTACCGCGGCAAGGTGGTGCGTATCGCCGACTTCGGCGCCTTCGTCAACATCATGCCGGGGACCGACGGTCTGGTGCACATCTCGCAGATCGTGCCCGAGCGGGTCAACGACGTGCGCGATTTCCTCAACGAAGGTGACGAGGTGGTGGTCAAGGTGCTCGACATCGACAACCGCAACCGCGTGAAGCTCACCATCAAGGAGATCACGCCGGAAGAGAAGGCCGCCTTCGAAGCCGAGCAGGCCGAGACCGCGCTGTAA
- the rpsO gene encoding 30S ribosomal protein S15, translated as MALTAEQKAEIVKEFGRGDNDTGSPEVQVALLSANIDGLQDHFKTNKQDHHSRRGLIRMVNQRRKLLDYLKRKDLARYQALIQRLGLRR; from the coding sequence ATGGCACTTACCGCTGAACAGAAGGCCGAGATCGTCAAGGAATTCGGCCGTGGCGACAACGACACCGGTTCCCCCGAGGTTCAGGTGGCCCTGCTGAGCGCCAACATCGACGGCCTGCAGGACCACTTCAAGACCAACAAGCAGGATCACCACTCTCGTCGTGGCCTGATCCGCATGGTCAACCAGCGCCGCAAGCTGCTGGACTACCTGAAGCGCAAGGACCTGGCGCGCTATCAGGCGCTGATCCAGCGCCTCGGTCTCCGTCGTTAA
- the truB gene encoding tRNA pseudouridine(55) synthase TruB has protein sequence MARRRRGLPINGVLLLDKPKGASSNHALQRVRRLLQAQKAGHTGTLDPMATGLLPVCLGEATKFSAHLLEADKVYRTRVQLGAVTDTGDAEGEVVERCEVPSLTVAGIERVLERFRGVIEQVPPMYSALKHQGRKLYELAREGKSVERAVRRVTVYDARLLAFEGDAFELEVRVSKGTYIRTLAEDIGRALGCGAHITALRRLATGPFDSEGMLPLEALEALSGQDEREAALLPVDVLVAHLPKLEVDERARQRLMHGQAASVDAAGEKTGKLTRLYCDETFLGLGVVTGPQEVAPKRLLNTAAE, from the coding sequence ATGGCGCGCCGCCGCCGTGGCCTGCCGATCAATGGCGTGCTGCTGCTCGACAAGCCCAAGGGTGCGTCGAGCAACCATGCCCTGCAGCGGGTACGACGCCTGCTGCAGGCGCAGAAGGCGGGCCATACCGGCACGCTGGACCCGATGGCCACCGGGCTGTTGCCAGTGTGCCTAGGCGAGGCGACCAAGTTCTCGGCGCACCTGCTCGAGGCCGACAAGGTCTATCGTACCCGGGTGCAGCTCGGCGCGGTGACCGACACCGGCGACGCCGAGGGCGAGGTGGTCGAGCGCTGCGAGGTGCCGTCGCTGACGGTGGCGGGCATCGAACGCGTGCTTGAGCGCTTTCGCGGCGTGATCGAGCAGGTACCGCCGATGTACTCCGCGCTCAAGCACCAGGGACGCAAGCTTTACGAACTGGCCCGCGAGGGCAAGAGCGTCGAGCGTGCAGTGCGGCGCGTGACGGTGTATGATGCCCGGCTGCTCGCCTTCGAAGGCGACGCCTTCGAACTTGAGGTGCGAGTGAGCAAGGGCACCTACATCCGCACTCTGGCCGAGGACATCGGCCGGGCACTCGGCTGTGGGGCTCACATTACCGCTCTGCGGCGGCTCGCCACCGGCCCCTTCGACAGTGAAGGCATGCTGCCGCTGGAGGCACTGGAGGCGCTGTCGGGCCAGGATGAACGCGAGGCGGCGTTGCTGCCGGTCGACGTGCTGGTGGCGCATCTGCCCAAGCTTGAGGTCGACGAGCGCGCCAGGCAGCGGCTCATGCACGGCCAGGCGGCCAGCGTCGATGCTGCCGGCGAGAAGACCGGCAAGCTGACGAGGCTCTACTGCGACGAGACCTTTCTCGGGCTCGGCGTGGTGACGGGGCCACAGGAGGTGGCACCGAAACGGCTGCTCAATACGGCAGCCGAGTGA
- the infB gene encoding translation initiation factor IF-2, protein MSEMTVKDFAAKVGRDVPRLLEQMKEAGLEHKSESDAVSEEDKRKLLDYLTKSHGGGGAGARNRITLTRKTKSRIKTGERGKTIEVQVRKKRTYVKRAEEEEAPKPEPMEETGPRQLVGDMAEAEAAREAREAEEAKARAEQAEREEAAKAEAAKTAAEPEIPVPELEEEPEEVAAEPEPPAPPKEGRTDRRTAPPKKASAKKGRHDRDDDDRDDREERRRGGGGKKVKRAERRGGRRGSSQSGGGKHGFQKPTQPIVREVSIPESISVADLADKMSIKANEVIKTMFTMGAAVTINQTIDQDTAAIVVEEMGHKPKLIKDDALETEMLEGISYEGEEITRSPVVTVMGHVDHGKTSLLDYIRKAKVATGEAGGITQHIGAYHVEDEHGGVTFLDTPGHAAFTAMRARGAKATDVVILVVAADDGVMPQTIEAIEHSKAADVPMVVAVNKIDKPAADPDRVKNELSQHGVISEEWGGDTQFVHVSAKTGEGIEDLLEAIQLVSEVLELKAVPEAPGKGVVVESRLDRGRGPVATVLVQNGTLKKGDIVLAGLHYGRVRALTNELGQQVDEAGPAMPVEIQGLDGTPDAGDDFMVVADEKKAREVANFRQGKYREVRLARQQKAKLENMFSQMGQDEVAKVNIVLKADVQGSLEAIKGALEELSTDEVQVAVVSSGVGGITGTDANLALASEAIVVGFNVRADAAAREIIEREGLDLRYYSVIYQLIDEVKQAMSGMLAPEWKEEIVGVAEVRDVFRAPKIGAVAGCMVVEGTVFRNKKIRVLRDNVVIYEGELESLRRFKDDVQEVRSGMECGIGVKNYNDVQVGDKIEVFDQVKVERTL, encoded by the coding sequence ATGTCGGAAATGACCGTTAAAGATTTTGCAGCGAAGGTGGGGCGCGATGTGCCCCGTCTGCTGGAACAGATGAAAGAAGCCGGGCTCGAGCACAAGTCCGAAAGCGATGCCGTGTCCGAGGAGGACAAGCGCAAGCTGCTCGACTACCTGACCAAGAGCCACGGCGGTGGCGGTGCCGGAGCGCGCAACCGCATCACGCTGACGCGCAAGACCAAGAGCCGGATCAAGACCGGTGAGCGTGGCAAGACCATCGAAGTGCAGGTGCGCAAGAAGCGTACCTACGTCAAGCGTGCCGAAGAGGAAGAGGCGCCCAAGCCGGAGCCGATGGAAGAGACTGGGCCGCGCCAGCTCGTCGGCGACATGGCTGAGGCCGAAGCTGCCCGCGAGGCACGCGAAGCGGAAGAGGCCAAGGCGCGTGCCGAGCAGGCCGAGCGCGAGGAGGCCGCCAAGGCCGAGGCGGCCAAGACTGCTGCCGAGCCTGAAATCCCCGTGCCCGAACTCGAGGAGGAGCCCGAGGAAGTCGCGGCCGAGCCGGAGCCGCCCGCGCCGCCCAAGGAGGGCCGTACCGATCGCCGTACTGCGCCGCCCAAGAAGGCCTCGGCCAAGAAGGGGCGTCATGACCGCGACGACGACGACCGTGACGATCGCGAGGAGCGTCGCCGTGGTGGCGGCGGCAAGAAGGTCAAGCGCGCCGAGCGCCGCGGCGGCCGCCGTGGCTCCAGCCAATCCGGTGGCGGCAAGCATGGCTTCCAGAAGCCGACCCAGCCGATCGTGCGCGAGGTTTCGATCCCCGAGTCGATCAGCGTCGCCGACCTGGCCGACAAGATGTCGATCAAGGCCAACGAAGTCATCAAGACCATGTTCACCATGGGTGCGGCGGTGACCATCAACCAGACCATCGATCAGGACACCGCTGCCATCGTGGTCGAAGAGATGGGCCACAAGCCCAAGCTGATCAAGGACGACGCGCTGGAAACCGAGATGCTCGAAGGCATCTCCTACGAGGGCGAGGAGATCACCCGTTCACCGGTGGTCACGGTGATGGGCCACGTCGACCACGGCAAAACCTCGCTGCTCGATTACATCCGTAAGGCCAAGGTAGCTACCGGCGAGGCTGGCGGCATCACCCAGCACATCGGCGCCTACCACGTCGAGGACGAGCACGGCGGCGTGACCTTCCTCGATACCCCGGGTCACGCGGCGTTTACCGCCATGCGTGCGCGCGGTGCCAAAGCGACCGACGTGGTCATCCTGGTGGTGGCGGCCGACGACGGCGTCATGCCCCAGACCATCGAGGCGATCGAACACTCCAAGGCGGCCGACGTGCCCATGGTGGTGGCGGTCAACAAGATCGACAAGCCGGCGGCCGATCCGGACCGGGTCAAGAACGAACTGTCCCAGCACGGCGTCATCTCCGAGGAGTGGGGCGGCGACACCCAGTTCGTGCATGTCTCGGCCAAGACCGGCGAAGGCATCGAGGATCTGCTGGAAGCGATCCAACTGGTCTCCGAGGTGCTCGAGCTCAAGGCCGTGCCGGAAGCGCCTGGCAAGGGCGTGGTGGTCGAATCGCGCCTCGACAGAGGCCGCGGCCCGGTGGCCACCGTGCTGGTCCAGAACGGTACCCTGAAGAAGGGCGATATCGTGCTGGCCGGCCTGCACTACGGCCGTGTGCGCGCACTGACAAACGAGCTCGGCCAGCAGGTCGACGAGGCGGGCCCCGCCATGCCGGTGGAGATTCAGGGTCTCGACGGCACGCCGGACGCCGGTGACGACTTCATGGTCGTGGCCGACGAGAAGAAGGCCCGTGAGGTCGCCAACTTCCGTCAGGGCAAATACCGCGAGGTGCGCCTGGCACGTCAGCAGAAGGCCAAGCTGGAGAACATGTTCAGCCAGATGGGCCAGGACGAGGTGGCCAAGGTCAACATCGTGCTCAAGGCCGACGTGCAGGGCTCACTGGAAGCGATCAAGGGCGCCCTCGAGGAGCTCTCCACCGACGAAGTGCAGGTGGCCGTGGTCTCCTCCGGCGTGGGTGGCATCACCGGAACCGACGCCAACCTGGCGCTGGCCTCGGAGGCCATTGTGGTCGGCTTCAACGTGCGTGCCGACGCCGCGGCCCGTGAGATCATCGAGCGCGAAGGCCTGGACCTGCGCTACTACAGCGTCATCTACCAGCTGATCGACGAGGTCAAGCAGGCCATGAGCGGCATGCTGGCACCGGAGTGGAAGGAAGAGATCGTCGGCGTGGCCGAGGTTCGCGACGTCTTCCGCGCACCGAAGATCGGCGCCGTGGCCGGCTGTATGGTGGTCGAGGGCACTGTCTTCCGTAACAAGAAGATCCGCGTGCTGCGCGACAACGTCGTCATCTACGAGGGCGAGCTCGAGTCGCTTCGCCGCTTCAAGGACGACGTGCAGGAAGTGCGCAGCGGCATGGAATGCGGTATCGGCGTCAAGAACTACAACGACGTTCAGGTCGGCGACAAGATCGAGGTCTTCGATCAGGTCAAGGTCGAGCGGACGCTGTAA